From Falco cherrug isolate bFalChe1 chromosome 4, bFalChe1.pri, whole genome shotgun sequence, one genomic window encodes:
- the TSPAN13 gene encoding tetraspanin-13 — MVCGGFACSKNCLCALNLLYTLVSLLLIGIAAWGIGFGLISSFRVVGVAIAVGIFLFLIALVGLIGAVKHHQVLLFFYMIILLLVFIVQFSVSCACLALNKEQQSQLLEVGWNNTNSARTDIERNLNCCGFRVFDQNETCSSDCFKSRQCQPCAPIIEEYSGMVLTFVGGIGLFFSFTEILGVWLTYRYRNQKDPRANPSAFL; from the exons ctgGTAAGCCTGCTGCTGATTGGAATTGCGGCATGGGGAATTGGCTTCGGCCTCATCTCTAGCTTCAGAGTTGTTGGAGTGGCAATTGCAGTAGGAATCTTCCTCTTCCTTATTGCCTTAGTTGGATTGATCGGTGCGGTGAAACATCATCAAGTACTGCTGTTCTTT TACATGATTATTCTTTTGCTAGTCTTTATTGTCCAGTTTTCTGTCTCCTGTGCCTGTTTGGCACTAAACAAGGAACAGCAG AGTCAACTTCTAGAGGTGGGATGGAATAACACTAACAGTGCGAGAACAGATATTGAGAGAAATCTGAATTGTTGTGGATTCAGAGTTTTTGATCAGAATGAAACCTGCTCCTCT GATTGTTTTAAAAGTCGCCAGTGTCAACCATGTGCACCGATAATAGAAGAATATTCTGGAATGGTGCTGACATTTGTTGGAGGCATAGgacttttcttcagtttcacaGAG attctGGGAGTCTGGCTGACTTATAGATACAGGAACCAAAAGGATCCTCGTGCAAACCCTAGTGCATTTCTTTGA